The following proteins are encoded in a genomic region of Chlamydiota bacterium:
- a CDS encoding XdhC family protein, translating into MATRESFPRKAGAGMLVRADGSTVEEIAASVAEELLRSSRGAQNSD; encoded by the coding sequence ATCGCGACCCGGGAATCGTTTCCGCGGAAAGCCGGCGCCGGGATGCTCGTGCGCGCGGACGGATCGACCGTTGAGGAGATCGCCGCCTCCGTGGCGGAGGAGCTTCTGCGCTCGAGTCGGGGGGCGCAGAATTCCGATTGA
- a CDS encoding MoaD/ThiS family protein → MTITVSLFGAYRSYAPESEFAMELPEGATPRAIAERLGIPRTASLWALVDGRRAPLDAVLRDGSAVSLFQPVGGG, encoded by the coding sequence ATGACGATCACGGTATCCCTCTTCGGCGCGTACCGAAGCTACGCGCCGGAGAGCGAATTCGCGATGGAGCTCCCGGAGGGGGCGACGCCGCGGGCGATCGCGGAGCGGCTGGGGATCCCGCGCACCGCCTCGCTCTGGGCGCTCGTGGACGGCAGGCGCGCCCCGCTCGACGCGGTCCTCCGGGACGGGAGCGCGGTGTCGCTGTTCCAGCCGGTCGGCGGCGGCTAG
- a CDS encoding inositol-3-phosphate synthase: MRIALAGVGNCASSLIQGIEHYRRNAAGGAGAIGLMHWEIQGLTPADIEVVAAFDIDRRKVGRPLHEALFAKPNCTKTIVADMPPSPVIVKPGPVLDGVAPHMKDYDEDQIFLPVDCPPCDVAGELEASGAEILLNYLPVGSQKAVEFYADCCLSTGVSLINCMPVFIVSDEAWARRFSEKRIPVVGDDVKAQVGATIVHRTLAKLFDDRGVRLDRTYQLNTGGNTDFLNMLNRDRLATKRISKTEAVQSQLSTPLHKDDIHVGPSDYVAWQKDNKVCFLRMEGRGFAGIPMNLELRLSVEDSPNSAGVSIDAIRCCRVARERGLGGPIDAVCAYTMKHPPRQMPDTVARDLVQRFIDGEEPA; this comes from the coding sequence ATTCGCATCGCGCTGGCCGGCGTGGGGAACTGCGCCAGCTCGCTCATCCAGGGGATCGAGCATTACCGGCGCAACGCCGCGGGGGGGGCGGGAGCCATCGGGCTGATGCACTGGGAGATCCAGGGCCTCACCCCGGCGGATATCGAGGTGGTGGCGGCGTTCGACATCGACCGGCGCAAGGTCGGGCGGCCCCTGCACGAGGCGCTCTTCGCCAAGCCCAACTGCACCAAAACGATCGTCGCCGACATGCCGCCGAGCCCCGTGATCGTGAAGCCGGGCCCGGTCCTCGACGGCGTCGCCCCGCACATGAAGGACTACGACGAGGACCAGATATTCCTCCCCGTCGACTGCCCGCCGTGCGACGTCGCCGGGGAGCTCGAGGCGAGCGGAGCCGAGATACTCCTCAACTACCTCCCGGTGGGCTCGCAGAAGGCGGTGGAGTTCTACGCCGACTGCTGCCTCTCAACCGGGGTGAGCCTCATCAACTGCATGCCGGTCTTCATCGTCTCCGACGAGGCGTGGGCCCGGCGCTTCTCCGAGAAGCGGATCCCCGTCGTGGGGGACGACGTCAAAGCGCAGGTGGGCGCCACGATTGTCCACCGGACGCTCGCCAAGCTGTTCGACGACCGGGGGGTCAGGCTCGACCGCACCTACCAGCTCAACACCGGCGGCAACACCGATTTCCTGAACATGCTCAACCGGGACCGCCTCGCGACGAAACGCATCTCGAAGACCGAGGCGGTCCAGTCGCAGCTCTCGACCCCGCTGCACAAGGACGATATCCACGTGGGGCCCTCGGACTACGTCGCGTGGCAGAAGGACAACAAGGTCTGCTTCCTCAGGATGGAGGGGCGCGGCTTCGCGGGGATCCCGATGAACCTGGAACTGCGCCTCTCCGTCGAGGATTCCCCCAACAGCGCTGGCGTCTCGATCGACGCCATCCGCTGTTGCCGGGTCGCGCGCGAGCGGGGGCTCGGCGGCCCGATCGACGCCGTCTGCGCCTACACGATGAAGCACCCTCCGCGGCAGATGCCCGACACTGTCGCCCGGGACCTCGTCCAGCGGTTCATCGACGGGGAGGAACCTGCCTGA
- a CDS encoding response regulator codes for MTPRPRILLVEDSPLQARLVREFTADALDVEWADRLSTALDRLRQGGIDAVLLDLSLPDSWGVDTLRRVVEARPDLPVLVFSGGDREQVAAEALRSGAAAVLFKDGRYEETIVKAVRAALSRRRGSGETGEAPVRQVPPRR; via the coding sequence ATGACGCCGCGCCCGAGGATCCTGCTCGTCGAGGACAGCCCCCTGCAGGCCCGGCTTGTCAGGGAGTTCACCGCCGATGCGCTCGATGTCGAATGGGCCGACCGGCTCTCCACGGCCCTGGACCGCCTCAGGCAAGGGGGGATCGACGCCGTGCTGCTCGATCTCTCGCTCCCGGACAGCTGGGGAGTCGACACGCTCAGGCGGGTCGTGGAGGCGCGGCCGGATCTTCCCGTTCTGGTCTTCTCCGGGGGGGATCGGGAACAGGTCGCCGCGGAGGCGCTGCGCTCCGGGGCGGCGGCCGTCCTCTTTAAAGACGGCCGCTACGAGGAGACGATCGTGAAGGCGGTGCGTGCGGCGCTGTCGCGGCGCCGGGGGAGCGGCGAAACGGGGGAGGCGCCCGTCAGGCAGGTTCCTCCCCGTCGATGA
- a CDS encoding nucleotidyltransferase family protein, with amino-acid sequence MISAIVLAAGESSRMGTPKALLPVGEETFLSAVCARLSEAGVAEIVAVLGADAERVRSSRRVAASIVVNPAYRDGQLSSLRCGLRAVASGSHGALVTLVDHPLVSAATYRTMRQEAEKEPGMILVASHRGRGGHPVVFPRSVFAELFAAPAGEGARAVVRADPARVRRIAFDDPGIVADIDTPEEYKRMVRTG; translated from the coding sequence ATGATCTCAGCCATCGTGCTCGCCGCGGGCGAATCGAGCCGGATGGGGACGCCGAAGGCGCTCCTGCCGGTCGGGGAGGAGACGTTCCTCTCCGCGGTCTGCGCACGCCTCTCGGAGGCGGGGGTGGCGGAGATCGTCGCCGTGCTCGGCGCGGACGCGGAACGCGTCCGGTCGTCGCGCCGCGTCGCGGCGTCGATCGTCGTCAACCCCGCGTACCGCGACGGCCAGCTCTCGTCGCTGCGGTGCGGCCTGCGGGCCGTCGCATCGGGATCGCACGGCGCCCTGGTGACGCTGGTGGACCACCCGCTCGTCTCCGCCGCCACCTACCGGACGATGCGGCAGGAGGCGGAGAAGGAGCCGGGGATGATCCTCGTCGCCTCCCACCGGGGGAGGGGAGGGCACCCGGTTGTCTTTCCCCGGTCGGTGTTCGCCGAGCTGTTCGCCGCGCCGGCGGGCGAGGGGGCGCGGGCGGTGGTGCGGGCCGATCCGGCGCGGGTCAGGCGGATCGCGTTCGACGATCCCGGGATCGTGGCGGACATCGACACGCCGGAGGAGTACAAGAGGATGGTGCGGACAGGGTAA
- a CDS encoding (2Fe-2S)-binding protein, whose protein sequence is MIKVGFSVNGKRVSVETSPTTTLLDILREGMGLTGTKEGCGKGECGACTVLMDGVPVVSCLVLASQIEGRKIMTVEGLAADKIGKALQEAFVEAGAVQCGYCIPGFLMSARALIEENPDPTLDQIKEGLSGNICRCTGYVKIFDAVALAARRLRG, encoded by the coding sequence ATGATCAAGGTCGGATTTTCGGTGAACGGGAAGCGCGTCTCGGTGGAGACATCCCCGACGACCACCCTGCTCGACATCCTGCGGGAGGGGATGGGGCTCACCGGGACCAAGGAGGGGTGCGGCAAGGGGGAGTGCGGCGCCTGCACCGTGCTGATGGACGGCGTCCCCGTCGTCTCCTGCCTCGTCCTCGCCTCGCAGATCGAGGGGAGGAAGATCATGACCGTCGAGGGGCTCGCCGCCGACAAAATCGGGAAGGCGCTCCAGGAGGCGTTCGTGGAGGCGGGCGCCGTGCAGTGCGGCTACTGCATCCCCGGCTTCCTGATGTCCGCGCGCGCCCTCATCGAGGAGAACCCCGACCCGACGCTCGACCAGATCAAGGAGGGGCTCTCGGGGAACATCTGCCGCTGCACCGGCTACGTGAAGATATTCGACGCGGTCGCCCTCGCCGCGAGGAGGCTTCGCGGATGA
- a CDS encoding molybdopterin-dependent oxidoreductase — MAAYKYIGKRITRIDARPKVEGSLKYPSDIYEKGMVWGRVLRAAHPHARILSIDTSEAKKLRGVVAVLTHEDVKGSNRFGIERQDQPVLCSDRVRYVGDAVALVGAQTKEIAEKALGLIKVEYEPLPLVDDPRKALEKDCVPLHEGGNIVHELHFTRGEIDAGFAKADVVVEQTYRTQMMDHGFIETEAGFATVDADGLLTVRCGGQYAFRDVTQISRALDYPEEKIRVIEPYTGGAFGGKDEVTVQILLALLALKTRRPSKIWFSREEHFISCTHRHPVEIRMKTGAMRDGTLVAHEVWALQDGGAYASLSGPVLCLVVEHGCGPYLIPNLKVDGWAVYTNNGMSGAYRGFGATQAHVAMESQMNILADRLGLDPLALRAKNVIRQGDIFGIGQPMLMAFGVDKTVEKAMAHPLWAERDRVKAEIDRSRPDNRWKKRGVGVACCFQGSGLGKGLPDYAATTLELSADGAVTLYQGTIEIGQGSYTGIAQVAAEVLDVPPAAIRFVGADTKLTLDSGTTTASRVLYAAGQATLLAARALAARIREVAAKKLAVDAESLALADGAVHTADGSRSVSFVEIAAAGPLREEGIFNIPVAKEEFSMGLPHLVFCSNTQIVLVEVDTLTGEIAVKKVVAIPDCGTVINPINVEGQSEGGIVMGIGYALWEENVLEKGRFKNTGLSTYILPASWEVPEIETIPVEVPEGSGPFGARSVAEVVTTPTAPAILNAVADAIGVRFTELPVTPEKVIAALDKKTTVSHRDHRDRRERHLDCRHGSTRMATD; from the coding sequence ATGGCGGCCTACAAATACATCGGGAAGCGCATCACCAGGATCGATGCCAGGCCCAAGGTGGAGGGGAGCCTGAAGTACCCGTCCGACATCTACGAGAAGGGGATGGTCTGGGGGAGGGTCCTCAGGGCCGCGCATCCCCACGCCCGCATCCTCTCCATCGACACCTCCGAGGCGAAGAAGCTGCGCGGGGTCGTCGCGGTGCTCACCCACGAGGACGTGAAGGGGAGCAACCGGTTCGGGATCGAGCGGCAGGACCAGCCGGTCCTCTGCAGCGACCGGGTCCGCTACGTCGGCGACGCGGTCGCCCTGGTCGGCGCGCAGACGAAGGAGATCGCGGAGAAGGCGCTCGGTTTGATCAAGGTGGAGTACGAGCCGCTGCCGCTCGTGGACGATCCCCGCAAGGCCCTCGAGAAGGACTGCGTCCCGCTCCACGAGGGCGGCAACATCGTGCACGAGCTGCATTTCACCCGCGGGGAGATCGACGCGGGGTTCGCGAAGGCGGACGTCGTCGTCGAGCAGACCTACCGGACGCAGATGATGGACCACGGCTTCATCGAGACCGAGGCGGGGTTCGCCACGGTCGACGCCGACGGCCTCCTGACGGTCCGGTGCGGGGGCCAGTACGCGTTCAGGGACGTTACCCAGATCTCCCGCGCCCTCGACTACCCGGAGGAGAAGATACGGGTGATCGAGCCGTACACCGGCGGGGCGTTCGGAGGCAAGGACGAGGTGACGGTGCAGATACTCCTCGCCCTCCTCGCCCTCAAGACGCGGCGGCCGTCGAAGATCTGGTTCAGCCGCGAGGAGCATTTCATCAGCTGCACGCACCGCCACCCGGTCGAGATCAGGATGAAAACCGGCGCGATGCGCGACGGCACGCTTGTCGCCCACGAGGTTTGGGCGCTCCAGGACGGCGGCGCCTACGCGTCCCTGAGCGGACCGGTGCTCTGTCTCGTCGTCGAGCACGGCTGCGGACCGTATCTGATCCCCAACCTGAAGGTGGACGGCTGGGCGGTCTATACGAACAACGGGATGAGCGGGGCCTACCGCGGTTTCGGCGCGACGCAGGCGCATGTCGCGATGGAGTCGCAGATGAACATCCTCGCCGACCGGCTCGGCCTCGATCCGCTCGCCCTGCGTGCGAAAAACGTGATCCGGCAGGGAGACATCTTCGGCATCGGGCAGCCGATGCTGATGGCGTTCGGCGTCGACAAGACGGTCGAGAAGGCCATGGCGCACCCGCTCTGGGCCGAGCGCGACCGGGTGAAGGCCGAGATCGACCGCTCCCGGCCGGACAACCGCTGGAAGAAGCGCGGGGTCGGCGTCGCCTGCTGTTTCCAGGGGAGCGGGCTCGGGAAGGGGCTCCCCGACTACGCCGCCACCACGCTGGAACTCTCCGCGGACGGCGCCGTCACCCTCTACCAGGGGACGATCGAGATCGGCCAGGGGAGCTACACAGGGATCGCCCAGGTGGCGGCGGAGGTGCTGGATGTCCCGCCGGCGGCGATCCGGTTCGTCGGCGCGGACACGAAGCTGACGCTCGATTCGGGGACGACCACCGCCTCGCGCGTGCTCTACGCGGCCGGCCAGGCGACGCTCCTGGCCGCGCGCGCCCTGGCCGCCCGCATCCGGGAGGTCGCGGCGAAGAAACTGGCTGTCGACGCGGAGTCCCTCGCCCTTGCGGATGGAGCGGTGCACACAGCGGACGGCTCCCGCTCCGTCTCGTTCGTGGAGATCGCCGCCGCCGGCCCGCTTCGGGAGGAGGGGATCTTCAACATCCCGGTCGCGAAGGAGGAGTTCTCGATGGGCCTCCCGCACCTCGTCTTCTGCTCGAACACGCAGATCGTCCTCGTCGAGGTGGACACGCTCACCGGAGAGATCGCCGTGAAGAAGGTGGTCGCGATCCCCGACTGCGGCACCGTCATCAATCCGATCAACGTGGAGGGGCAGAGCGAGGGGGGGATCGTGATGGGGATCGGGTACGCCCTCTGGGAGGAGAACGTGCTCGAGAAGGGGCGGTTCAAGAACACGGGGCTCTCCACCTACATCCTCCCCGCGTCGTGGGAGGTCCCGGAGATCGAGACGATCCCGGTCGAGGTCCCCGAGGGGAGCGGGCCGTTTGGCGCCCGCAGCGTCGCCGAGGTGGTCACCACCCCCACGGCCCCCGCCATCCTCAACGCCGTCGCCGATGCGATCGGGGTGCGGTTCACCGAGCTGCCGGTGACGCCGGAGAAGGTCATTGCGGCGCTGGATAAAAAAACAACGGTTAGCCACAGAGATCACAGAGACCGCAGAGAAAGGCATCTTGATTGTCGCCACGGTTCTACACGGATGGCCACGGATTGA
- the upp gene encoding uracil phosphoribosyltransferase gives MLVTVDHALLADALARLRDRRTEPPRFRRLVRRATLILATEALRDLPLRPRRVRTPLGVAEGRLLGDEAVVAVPILRAGLGMLDGFLELVPGAAVGVIGLRRDERTFRPREYSRSLPRSLAGRVVVVLDPMLATGGSLAAAVDILKKNRARDIRAVTLLAAPEGVREAERRHPDLRIYTAAVDRGLNRRAYIVPGIGDAGDRIFGTE, from the coding sequence ATGCTCGTCACGGTTGATCACGCGCTGCTCGCGGACGCGCTCGCCCGGCTGCGCGACAGGCGCACGGAACCGCCCCGGTTCCGCCGGCTGGTGCGGCGGGCGACGCTGATCCTCGCGACCGAGGCGCTGCGGGACCTCCCGCTCCGGCCCCGTCGTGTCCGCACGCCGCTCGGCGTGGCGGAGGGGCGGCTGCTCGGGGACGAGGCGGTGGTCGCGGTGCCGATCCTCAGGGCGGGGCTCGGGATGCTGGACGGCTTCCTCGAACTCGTCCCCGGCGCGGCCGTCGGGGTGATCGGCCTCCGCAGGGACGAGCGGACGTTCAGACCGCGGGAATACTCCCGCTCCCTCCCCCGGTCCCTCGCCGGACGCGTCGTTGTCGTCCTCGACCCGATGCTCGCCACCGGCGGGTCGCTCGCCGCCGCCGTCGATATCCTCAAGAAGAACCGCGCCCGCGATATCCGCGCGGTCACGCTGCTGGCCGCGCCCGAGGGGGTGCGCGAGGCGGAGCGCCGCCACCCGGACCTCCGCATCTACACCGCCGCCGTGGACCGGGGCCTCAACCGGCGCGCCTACATCGTCCCCGGCATCGGCGACGCGGGCGACCGGATCTTCGGCACGGAATAG
- a CDS encoding xanthine dehydrogenase family protein subunit M yields MRRIDTLSPGTLQEALEILAREGEGVKVIAGGTDLVVQVLERRKSPRLLLNLSRIGDLREIGEDGETVRIGALVTHRQIERSPILKRRAPLLCEAALLIGSPQLRNLATIGGNIVNASPVADSTPPLMALDATVSLRSARGERKIPLRAFFLGPGKTVIRRDELLAEVSFAGLGPDAASFYERLGQRRLLSISKVGVALAARRDGAALRGVSISLGAVASTVIMAPRTAAFIEGKPLGDEVAREAARIAEKESRAITDLRSTESYRNRMAGALLQKGLARLTAP; encoded by the coding sequence ATGAGACGCATCGACACCCTCTCCCCCGGGACGCTGCAGGAGGCGCTCGAGATCCTCGCCCGTGAGGGGGAGGGGGTGAAGGTCATCGCCGGCGGGACGGACCTCGTCGTCCAGGTGCTGGAGCGCAGGAAGTCCCCCCGCCTGCTCCTGAATCTGAGCCGTATCGGGGACCTGCGCGAGATCGGGGAGGATGGCGAAACGGTGCGGATCGGGGCGCTCGTCACGCACCGCCAGATCGAGCGGTCGCCGATCCTGAAGCGGCGCGCGCCGCTGCTCTGCGAGGCGGCGCTCCTCATCGGCTCTCCCCAGCTCAGGAACCTCGCCACGATCGGCGGCAACATCGTGAACGCCTCCCCGGTCGCGGACTCGACCCCCCCGCTGATGGCGCTCGACGCGACGGTCTCGCTGCGGAGCGCGCGCGGGGAACGGAAGATCCCCCTGCGCGCCTTCTTCCTCGGCCCCGGGAAGACGGTGATCCGGCGCGACGAACTCCTGGCGGAGGTCTCGTTCGCGGGGCTCGGCCCGGACGCGGCGAGCTTCTACGAGCGGCTCGGCCAGCGGCGTCTCCTCTCCATCTCCAAGGTCGGGGTCGCCCTCGCGGCGCGGCGCGACGGCGCCGCGCTGCGAGGGGTCTCAATCTCCCTCGGCGCGGTCGCCTCGACGGTCATCATGGCGCCCCGCACGGCCGCCTTCATCGAGGGAAAGCCCCTCGGCGACGAGGTCGCCCGGGAGGCGGCCCGGATCGCGGAAAAGGAGTCCCGGGCGATCACGGATCTGCGCTCGACCGAATCGTACCGAAACAGGATGGCGGGCGCGCTGCTCCAGAAAGGCCTCGCGAGGCTCACGGCGCCCTGA
- a CDS encoding FAD-dependent oxidoreductase encodes MKKSAALKTCPGNVLLTDAQLKAELAKCEYCAEKPCKAACPCDCSPFDFIRAAKVGNPSDIRRAAAQIMRQNPLGGVCGMVCPDRHCMQACVHERFDSPVNIPAVQATIIARAKAMGVMPRFASPPPNGRRVAVVGAGPAGLGAAIVLAQRGYAVDIFESEKKAGGMCACIPAHRLPRAVLESDLRWVFFMDRISLKSGKRIQAPEKLLERGYGAVVVAPGLWAPVRMGIPGEDRAVFGIDYLKNPASFRMKGRRVAVIGGGASALDCAVTAAGSGAAAVEMFALESIGEMPLTPRERQEMRAHGIEVSGRTKVTAILARGGKVAGLRTVKVELPAGKRFGPKAIREVKGSAQERPGFDRVIVAIGARPGLVSSRAKGVFFAGDAATGPTTVVEAAAAGKNAAAQADAFLSGDTPPRIEKATKSAIAVPGYEFEPVSLETEFLGRRLSAPFLLSASPATDGYDQAVKAYEAGWPGVILKTAFDNLPIHIPAGYMNCFSDETWGNCDNVSDHTLDRVCEEVGRLVKRYPDRLTAASTGGTVSGNDEADRLSWQGNTKKLEKAGAMLIEYSLSCPQGGEGAEGDIVSQNAALTAKIIGWVLEAGDPAVPKLFKLTSAVTDIKVILRAVRKAFEARPGAKAGVTLANTFPTLCFKPGRKKEWEEGVVVGMSGEGVTPISYLCLANAGGMGVAISGNAGPMDYKAAADFLALGAGTVQFCTAVERCGYGVIDDLRSGLSHLMQDRGIRSVRELVGRAQPEPIRDFMALSGEKLISEADPDLCVSCGNCTRCPYLAISLDKNLHPVTDAERCVGCSLCSLQCFVGAIRMRERTAKEKKK; translated from the coding sequence ATGAAAAAATCCGCGGCACTGAAGACCTGTCCCGGCAACGTCCTGCTCACCGACGCCCAGTTGAAGGCCGAACTGGCCAAGTGCGAGTACTGCGCGGAGAAGCCGTGCAAGGCGGCGTGCCCCTGCGACTGCTCCCCGTTCGACTTCATCAGGGCCGCGAAGGTCGGGAACCCGTCCGACATCCGCCGGGCGGCGGCGCAGATCATGCGCCAGAACCCGCTCGGCGGGGTGTGCGGGATGGTCTGCCCGGACCGGCACTGCATGCAGGCCTGCGTGCATGAACGGTTCGATTCCCCCGTCAACATCCCCGCGGTCCAGGCGACGATCATCGCCAGGGCGAAGGCGATGGGGGTGATGCCGCGCTTCGCGTCGCCGCCGCCGAACGGCAGGCGGGTCGCGGTCGTCGGCGCCGGGCCCGCGGGCCTCGGCGCGGCCATCGTCCTGGCCCAGCGCGGCTACGCGGTGGATATCTTCGAGAGCGAGAAGAAGGCGGGCGGGATGTGCGCCTGCATCCCGGCGCACCGCCTCCCCCGGGCGGTCCTCGAGAGCGACCTGCGGTGGGTCTTCTTCATGGACCGGATCTCCCTGAAGAGCGGGAAGAGGATCCAGGCGCCGGAGAAGCTGCTCGAGCGGGGCTACGGGGCGGTGGTGGTCGCCCCCGGCCTCTGGGCGCCGGTACGGATGGGGATCCCCGGCGAGGATCGGGCGGTCTTCGGCATCGACTACCTGAAGAATCCGGCCTCGTTCCGGATGAAGGGGCGGCGCGTGGCGGTGATCGGCGGCGGCGCGAGCGCGCTGGACTGCGCCGTCACGGCCGCCGGAAGCGGCGCGGCGGCGGTGGAGATGTTCGCCCTCGAGTCGATCGGCGAGATGCCGCTTACCCCCCGCGAGCGCCAGGAGATGCGCGCCCACGGGATCGAGGTGAGCGGGCGGACGAAGGTGACCGCGATCCTCGCGCGCGGGGGGAAGGTCGCGGGGCTGCGCACCGTCAAGGTCGAACTGCCCGCGGGGAAGAGGTTCGGCCCGAAGGCGATCCGGGAGGTGAAGGGGAGCGCCCAGGAGCGCCCCGGCTTCGACCGGGTCATCGTGGCGATCGGCGCCCGGCCGGGGCTCGTCTCCTCAAGGGCGAAAGGGGTCTTCTTCGCCGGCGACGCTGCCACCGGCCCCACCACGGTGGTCGAAGCGGCCGCGGCCGGGAAGAACGCCGCCGCCCAGGCGGACGCGTTCCTCTCCGGGGATACGCCGCCGCGGATCGAGAAGGCGACCAAGAGCGCGATCGCCGTCCCGGGCTACGAGTTCGAGCCGGTCTCCCTCGAGACCGAATTCCTCGGGCGGCGGCTCAGCGCCCCGTTCCTCCTCTCCGCCTCGCCCGCCACGGACGGCTACGACCAGGCGGTGAAGGCGTACGAGGCGGGCTGGCCGGGCGTCATCCTCAAGACCGCCTTCGACAACCTCCCGATCCATATCCCCGCCGGGTACATGAACTGCTTCTCGGATGAGACCTGGGGGAACTGCGACAACGTCTCCGACCATACGCTCGACCGGGTCTGCGAAGAGGTCGGTCGGCTCGTGAAGCGCTATCCCGACCGGCTCACCGCCGCCTCCACCGGGGGGACCGTCTCCGGGAACGACGAGGCCGACCGCCTCTCCTGGCAGGGCAACACGAAGAAGCTCGAGAAGGCGGGGGCGATGCTGATCGAGTACAGTCTCTCCTGCCCGCAGGGGGGGGAAGGGGCCGAGGGCGACATCGTCTCCCAGAACGCCGCGCTCACCGCAAAGATCATCGGCTGGGTGCTCGAGGCGGGCGATCCGGCCGTCCCGAAGCTGTTCAAGCTCACGAGCGCCGTCACCGACATCAAGGTCATCCTCCGCGCGGTGAGGAAGGCGTTCGAGGCGCGCCCCGGGGCGAAGGCGGGGGTGACGCTCGCCAACACCTTCCCGACGCTCTGCTTCAAGCCGGGCCGGAAGAAGGAGTGGGAGGAGGGCGTCGTCGTGGGGATGAGCGGGGAGGGGGTCACGCCGATCAGCTACCTCTGCCTCGCGAACGCCGGCGGAATGGGGGTCGCAATCTCCGGGAACGCGGGGCCGATGGACTACAAGGCGGCCGCCGATTTCCTCGCCCTCGGCGCGGGGACGGTGCAGTTCTGCACCGCCGTTGAGAGGTGCGGCTACGGGGTCATCGACGACCTGCGTTCCGGCCTGAGCCATCTCATGCAGGACCGCGGCATCCGGTCGGTGCGGGAACTCGTGGGGCGGGCGCAGCCGGAACCGATCAGGGATTTCATGGCCCTGAGCGGGGAGAAGCTGATCTCCGAGGCGGATCCGGACCTCTGCGTGAGCTGCGGCAACTGCACCCGCTGCCCGTACCTGGCGATCTCCCTCGACAAGAACCTGCACCCGGTCACCGACGCGGAGCGGTGCGTCGGCTGCAGCCTCTGTTCCCTGCAATGTTTCGTCGGCGCGATACGGATGCGCGAGCGCACGGCGAAGGAGAAAAAGAAGTGA
- the ssnA gene encoding putative aminohydrolase SsnA: MARKEKPLLVENGIVVTLGENNKVIHGGAVLVKGGVIEEVGPSAKVARKASGAARIDARGAVVMPGFINAHMHLYSTFARGLSPKQPPPANFVQILERLWWPLDRALEKDDISYSALVPLLDCIRGGTTTIIDHHESQGWQDGCLDPIEDALRLTGVRGCLCLGVSDRYGKGREGIEENVRFVRKAKASQANGDGLVAGMFGLHALFTVGEETLLESVEAAKELETGIHVHVAEDAADQAENEKRYSQRVVRRLNRAGGLGEKSIAVHCVHVNSGEIDLLRNSGTPAVHNPQSNMNNAVGVAPVRSMLSKGVLVGLGTDGMTANMRDEVRVANILHKLAARDPRVFFVESCQLLLSHNARIANRFFPRPVGELRKGACGDLILLDYDPPTPLDESTFLGHFLFGLCGARVRTTVVNGRVLMRDGEILVADEEKIAARSRELAKAFWRRF; encoded by the coding sequence ATGGCGCGGAAAGAGAAGCCGCTGCTCGTCGAGAACGGCATTGTAGTCACGCTCGGCGAAAACAACAAGGTCATCCACGGCGGCGCGGTGCTGGTGAAAGGCGGCGTCATCGAGGAGGTCGGCCCGTCGGCCAAGGTCGCCCGCAAGGCATCCGGCGCGGCGCGGATCGACGCGCGTGGCGCGGTGGTGATGCCGGGGTTCATCAACGCGCACATGCACCTCTACTCGACCTTCGCCCGGGGGCTCTCCCCGAAGCAGCCCCCCCCCGCGAACTTCGTCCAGATCCTCGAGCGGCTCTGGTGGCCGCTCGACCGGGCGCTCGAGAAGGACGACATCTCGTACAGCGCGCTCGTCCCGCTCCTGGACTGCATCCGCGGCGGCACCACGACGATCATCGACCACCACGAGAGCCAGGGCTGGCAGGACGGCTGCCTCGACCCGATCGAGGACGCCCTCCGTCTGACCGGCGTGCGCGGCTGCCTTTGTCTCGGCGTCTCCGACCGGTACGGGAAGGGGAGGGAGGGGATCGAGGAGAACGTCCGTTTCGTCCGAAAGGCGAAGGCCTCCCAGGCGAACGGGGACGGTCTCGTCGCGGGGATGTTCGGCCTCCACGCCCTCTTCACCGTCGGCGAAGAGACGCTCCTTGAGTCGGTCGAGGCCGCGAAGGAACTCGAAACCGGCATCCACGTGCACGTCGCGGAGGACGCCGCCGACCAGGCGGAGAACGAGAAGCGGTACAGCCAGCGGGTGGTGCGGCGCCTCAACCGCGCCGGGGGGCTGGGGGAGAAGTCGATCGCCGTCCACTGCGTGCATGTGAACTCCGGCGAGATCGACCTTCTCCGGAACAGCGGCACCCCGGCGGTGCACAACCCGCAGTCGAACATGAACAACGCGGTCGGGGTCGCCCCGGTCCGCTCGATGCTCTCCAAGGGGGTCCTCGTGGGGCTCGGCACGGACGGGATGACCGCGAACATGCGCGACGAGGTGCGGGTGGCCAACATCCTGCACAAGCTCGCCGCGCGGGACCCGCGCGTCTTCTTCGTCGAGTCGTGCCAGCTGCTGCTCAGCCACAACGCCCGCATCGCGAACCGTTTCTTCCCCCGGCCGGTGGGCGAGCTCCGGAAGGGGGCGTGCGGCGACCTGATCCTCCTCGACTACGACCCGCCGACGCCGCTCGACGAATCGACCTTCCTCGGCCACTTCCTGTTCGGGCTCTGCGGAGCCCGGGTCCGGACGACGGTCGTGAACGGGAGGGTGCTGATGCGCGACGGCGAGATCCTCGTCGCGGACGAGGAGAAGATCGCCGCGAGGTCGCGCGAGCTGGCGAAGGCGTTCTGGCGGCGGTTCTGA